CAAGCAACAACGTCAAAGGAGTGCGGAACTCATGGCTGACGTTGCTGAAGAAAGTGGTTTTGGCGCGATCGATTTCAGCCAGGGCTTCGGCGCGCTGGCGCTCGGCTTCATAGACGCGGGCGTTGGAGAGAGCGGCAGCAATCTGACCAGCGAGGAGGTCCAAAAATCCGCTGTAAGCGGAACCAAAAGGGCGATAGGGATTGATGCCAGCCACCAGAAAACCGGCTGGTGTCTGCCGGGCTGGCTGGGTAATTGGAACGAGCACGGCTTGTCGCGCTGGCTTGTTCCATGGACCGGTAGGAAGATTTTGAAAACGTTCGGTGAGATTTTCGACCAACACCGGATGGTTGGTTTCAAAAACCTTTTGCGCCGGCCAAATGGAGTCGGCGGAGCTGAGGCTAATTTCGGCAGGGGCGATGGGACTCTGCGGAGTTACGCCATTGCTGCAGGCCAAACAGGCTCGCCTGCCTTCTGCATCATAAAGATAGACAAGGCCGAAAGGGATATCGAGGGCGCGCGCTTTCAAGCGGTGTTCAACCGTGCGAAACAGCTCGCCTTCCGTTTTGACAGTAGCCAGGTCGGCGGCCATTTCCCGCAGCATGGCGAGTCGTCGCTGGTCGATGGTGCGTTCGGTTTCCTCCGTTACTACACAGAGCAGGCCGCCAATGGCTCCGGAATCATCGGGCAAGGGGCTGTAGGAAAAGGTGTGGTAGGTTTCTTCCGTGAAGCCGCTGCGTTGCAGAAATAAAAGCAGGCCTTCGTCCCAGGTGGCATTGCCGGTTTTGACAACAGATTCCGCACGCGGGCCGATGTCAGGCCAGATTTCCGCCCAGACTTTGCTTGCAGGCGTGCCTAATACCCAGGTGTGTTTGATGCCGACCGTGGGCAAATAGGCATCATTGCAAAAGAAATAGAATTCCGGCCCCCATCCGACCCACATTTGATAACGGGAGGTGAGCATGATACGGACGGCAATTTTGAGGCTTTGAGGCCATCGTTCCAGCGGACCGAGTGGATGTTTGGACCAATCGTAATCACGAATACGCCTGGCCATCTCTCCGCCGCTGGAAAGAAAATCGAATGCGGTGTTACTTCCGGTCATTCCTTAAATTTGCATCAGTTGCTTTCGCGGGTCATCAGGTCAGAGTTAGGCTCTGGAGCTAAAGATGTAACCAGCGAACACGTCTGGCAAGATGAGATTTAAACATTAGCAATCGATGGGTTTGGCCATGGGAATGCGGTCGAAGGGTTGGAAACCGAATTTAATGTAGAGGGAATGGGCGGGGGTGTTGTCGCGTTGAACCTGAAGTTGGAGTGAGGGGATGGAGTTGCGGCGGCAGAAGGTTTGGAGGTGCTCCAGGATTTGTTGGCCAAGACCGAGGCGCCGGTGCGCGGGTTCGATATACAGATCGGTTATCAGAGCGTAGCGGCCGCCGAATTCGATGTCGAAGCCGAAGGTAAGAATGGTGTAGCCAGCGAGTTGTTGGTCCCGGTAAATGAGCCAGGCATGGCCGAGGGAAGAATCGCGAAGGAGTTGGTCGAGGCCGGTGCGGATGTGTTGATCGTTAATGGGGATGTGGTCGCTGGTGTAGCATCTGTGGACGAGGGTGCGAAGGAGTTCGGCGTTTGGGACGGTGGCTGGAATGAAGTTGAGGGAAGCCGGGTTGTTGGAGTCGGGCATACATTAAAAAATGCCACGAAATGGGGCGAAATGCACGGCGAACTTGCAAGCCGTCAAGGGGCAGTGAGACTGGCACGAGGGTAATTCGAGCAGTTTATGAAGCAACGCGAATGTTCGTAATTGCGACCGGGGACGGAGTTGGCATAGACTTGCCAAATAAGCGAAACGAAAGCATGGCCATGAAAACATCGATGGGAAGGAGCCCGGCATTTCCCCAAGGAGAAGATCGAACGGCTGGCGGATTCGGATTATTTACGATTACTCGCGCGAATTCGGTCGTGGACAGATAGCAATGAGTTTCAAGATGTACAAAGGTCTGAAATGGGTGGGCAGGTGTGGTTCCGCCATTGTTGACTTTGTGAGCCCAGGTGTCCTGATCGGAGGGTTTTTGTTTATTTTAGCCTGCATTATCGGGCTATGGATGTATGCGATTGGAACAATGACACAAGGTTCTGAGTGGATAGGTGTTGGAGAAATAGGGAGTTTGACGAACAAAGTTGCAACATTCTCTTTTCAGTCGGATGATCCTGTTCATTTGGTGTGGGAATGGCAAAACTCCAACCGATGGCCCGAAATTCATGTATCCTGTGATTTGATTAATGCGGCGAAGAAACCGGTATATTTCACAACTGAAAGCGACTATTCAAAACTCGAACCTGGTGCAAAAGTGCGTTTCTTTGAGGGCAGCTTATCCAGTCTGATCTCGAACAACGCAGTTTATTTTAAAAGTGGAGATAAAAAGCTGAAACTCAGCATGCATTTTGACGAAGACTTCAAGCCGGAGCCGACAATCAAAGTGTTATTACATAATGATAGGCCAGTATTGTAAGCCCGAAGAACCACCAAAGGAGATAAAGTAACTTGGCTGCGGGCAAGGGAGGGATACATTCAATGAAAAAAGAAGCGCGGGAAATTCCCGCGCCTTGTTGTTTTGATCTGATTAAGCTTTTCCGCCGAAGGTCACGTAATCGTCGAGGTCCAGCAAATCCGGCCAGGTGCGGATGTCTTCGCGGGTTTTGGTGAATTTGGCGACAGCTTCGGCGAAGTAGCCAAGTGTTTCCGCATCGCTGTCGGGGCCGCGGCGATCATGGTAATCGCTCCATTGATTGATTTCCCAAGGCGCGCGCTTGTGTTTCGAGTTGGCTTGGAGCCATTCGAGGATTTCACCGTCACCAAGGCCTTTGGCGACTTCGGTTTTCAAGGCTTCGGGGTCGAAGCCGAGGAAGTTGATGACGTGCTGGTCGAGCGGGCAGTTGTAATGGAATTCGCCGTTTTTGCCGACGATGGTGGCGCGACATTTGTCGAGCATGCGTGGAAGGATGGCATAACCGCCGAGACGGACGCGCATGCTGCGCGGTGGACGTTGGGTGAGGTCGGGTGCGTTTATCTGAGTGCTCATAGTTTTTTAATTTTCAGTTTTTGTTTATGTAGTTCGTTACTAAATGGATTAAGCGAGGGTTGGATAATCGGTGTAGCCTTTGGGACCGGAGGCGTAAAAAGTGGTGTTATCCGGCTGGTTCAAGGAGGCCTGGCGGCGAAAGCGTTCCGGTAGGTCGGGATTGGAGAGGAAGGGAACGCCATAGGCGATGGCATCGGCCCAGCCCTCAGCGAGAGCTTGATTGCCGGTCTCGTGCGTGAAGCCGCCCGCAGTGACGATGTTGCCCGGGTAGAATGGGCGCAGTTCGCGAGGACCAACGCCGCCGGTTGCGCCGTGGGCGATGTCCTGGGCGGTAACCTGAGTGATGTGTGCATAGGCGAGTTTCAAAGGAGTGAGTTCCTTGAGCACATGGCCGAAGGTTACGAGCGGGTTTGAGTCGTGCATGTCGTTGAACACTCCGCCGGGGGAGAAGCGGATGCCGACACGGTCGGCGCCCCAGACGCTGACAACGGCTTCGGTTACTTCGAGAGTAAGCCGTGCACGGTTTTGGACTGAGCCGCCGTATTCATCAGTGCGATGGTTGGTGCCATCGCGAAGAAATTGGTCGAGGAGATAACCGTTCGCGTTGTGAATTTCCACGCCGTCGAAGCCGGCGAGTTTGGCGGATTTGGCGCCGTGAACGTATTCGGCGATGATGCCGGGAATTTCTGACAACTCCAAGGCGCGCGGCGTGACGAAATCTTCCATGGCAGTGCCGGTGAAGACTTTGCCCTTGGGTTTAATTGCGGAAGGGGCTTCGGGCAGAGCGCCGTTGGGCTGGAATGACGGATGGGAAATACGACCGACGTGCCAGAGTTGAAGGAAAATGCGACCACCGGCGGAGTGCACTGCTTCGGTGACCCTGGCCCAGCCTTTGATTTGGGCGTCAGTGAAGATGCCGGGAGTATTGGGATAGCCGAAGCCGCGGGGTGTGACGGAAGTGGCTTCGGAGATGATGAGTCCGGCAGAGGCGCGTTGTTGATAGTATTGAGCGTTGAGTTCGTTGGGGACGTTGCCAGCCGCGGCACGGCAGCGGGTGAGCGGTGCCATGAAAATGCGGTTGGGCAGTTGAAGGCTTCCGAGTTGAACTGGTGAGAATAGCGGAGGCGTGTCTTTCATGTTTATGATTTGCGAAGCATGGTTTGTTTATAGGAATTTTAGCGGGAATATCAGAATGTTTGTTCTGTAATTGAGCAAAAAACTTTTATTTACCGCGTGCGGTGGCCAGTGCGGTTTTGATGGCAGCGTTGGCGATGGCTTCGAGGCTTTCTTTTTGGGGGTGAAGTCGGGCGTAGTTGGACATACCCAGCATGGTATTGAGCAGTATTGACGCGCCCGCTTTGGTTCCAGCGGGTTTGGCGGATTTTCCTGCGGCGCGGTGGAGGACCTCGGCGAATGCAAATTCCCAGGCGGAAAAATGACACTGAAGCGCTCGACGTATGTCGGCGTCCTTTCCGGCATCGCCAGCG
The DNA window shown above is from Pedosphaera parvula Ellin514 and carries:
- a CDS encoding GNAT family N-acetyltransferase: MPDSNNPASLNFIPATVPNAELLRTLVHRCYTSDHIPINDQHIRTGLDQLLRDSSLGHAWLIYRDQQLAGYTILTFGFDIEFGGRYALITDLYIEPAHRRLGLGQQILEHLQTFCRRNSIPSLQLQVQRDNTPAHSLYIKFGFQPFDRIPMAKPIDC
- a CDS encoding DUF5069 domain-containing protein, coding for MSTQINAPDLTQRPPRSMRVRLGGYAILPRMLDKCRATIVGKNGEFHYNCPLDQHVINFLGFDPEALKTEVAKGLGDGEILEWLQANSKHKRAPWEINQWSDYHDRRGPDSDAETLGYFAEAVAKFTKTREDIRTWPDLLDLDDYVTFGGKA
- a CDS encoding alkene reductase — translated: MKDTPPLFSPVQLGSLQLPNRIFMAPLTRCRAAAGNVPNELNAQYYQQRASAGLIISEATSVTPRGFGYPNTPGIFTDAQIKGWARVTEAVHSAGGRIFLQLWHVGRISHPSFQPNGALPEAPSAIKPKGKVFTGTAMEDFVTPRALELSEIPGIIAEYVHGAKSAKLAGFDGVEIHNANGYLLDQFLRDGTNHRTDEYGGSVQNRARLTLEVTEAVVSVWGADRVGIRFSPGGVFNDMHDSNPLVTFGHVLKELTPLKLAYAHITQVTAQDIAHGATGGVGPRELRPFYPGNIVTAGGFTHETGNQALAEGWADAIAYGVPFLSNPDLPERFRRQASLNQPDNTTFYASGPKGYTDYPTLA